Proteins co-encoded in one Arachis hypogaea cultivar Tifrunner chromosome 11, arahy.Tifrunner.gnm2.J5K5, whole genome shotgun sequence genomic window:
- the LOC112719842 gene encoding calcium uniporter protein 5, mitochondrial — MWGRCWCSGGAVFGSLRKRVSSIVNISDGYVKKLGPFDPYLLGLKGVVMGAVERRGASLSIVVLNQIKNRGISSSKLVKSSDQRFFSNSSSKNSCGDGDDNGGVTVSNGGTQEFISYSEAKKLLRLVNVETLKMRLGMEGKEVIPYTELLEACESTGIARSKEEAIAFSKVLDEAGVILLFRDKVYLHPDKVVDLVRRAVPLALTADDDPVREEIKKLQEKKEEIDILAHKQVRRILWSGLGFGVVTVGLFFRLTFWEFSWDVMEPIAFFTTTTGLVIGYAYFLFTSRDPTYQDLMKRLFLSRQRKLFKRYNFDVERFKELQCKCRTPLDANTVLKNRIGVHLDLDDAIHRD, encoded by the exons ATGTGGGGTAGGTGTTGGTGTTCTGGTGGTGCAGTTTTTGGATCTTTGAGGAAAAGGGTATCTTCAATTGTTAATATAAGTGATGGGTATGTGAAAAAGCTTGGTCCTTTTGATCCTTATTTGTTGGGTTTGAAGGGTGTGGTTATGGGTGCTGTGGAAAGAAGAGGGGCATCTTTATCGATTGTTGTTCTGAACCAGATCAAGAATAGAGgtatatcttcttcaaaattggTTAAATCTTCTGATCAGAGGTTCTTTTCCAACAGCAGCAGCAAAAATTCTTGTGGTGATGGTGATGATAACGGTGGTGTTACTGTTAGCAATGGTGGAACACAAGAATTCATATCATACTCTGAAGCAAAGAAGCTATTGAGATTGGTGAATGTGGAGACACTGAAGATGAGACTTGGAATGGAAGGGAAGGAAGTTATTCCTTACACTGAACTTCTCGAAGCTTGTGAGAGCACTGGTATTGCTAGGAGTAAAGAGGAAGCTATAGCATTCTCCAAGGTTCTTGATGAAGCTGGTGTTATTCTCCTTTTCAGAGATAAGGTGTATCTCCACCCTGATAAG GTGGTGGATCTGGTTCGAAGGGCTGTTCCGCTAGCACTGACTGCAGACGACGATCCTGTGAGGGAGGAGATAAagaagctgcaggagaaaaaagaggAAATTGATATTTTGGCCCACAAGCAGGTTCGGCGCATCCTTTGGTCCGGACTAGGATTTGGTGTAGTTACTGTTGGCTTATTCTTTCGGCTAACATTCTGGGAATTTTCCTGGGACGTAATGGAACCTATCGCCTTCTTTACAACGACAACAGGTTTAGTCATAGGTTACGCCTACTTTCTATTCACTTCAAGAGACCCAACTTACCAAGACTTAATGAAGAGGCTCTTCCTCTCAAGACAGAGGAAGCTTTTCAAGCGGTATAACTTCGACGTTGAGAGATTCAAGGAGCTCCAGTGCAAGTGCAGAACACCATTAGATGCTAACACTGTTTTGAAGAATCGCATAGGGGTGCATCTTGATCTCGACGATGCTATACATAGAGATTGA
- the LOC112719843 gene encoding bifunctional bis(5'-adenosyl)-triphosphatase/adenylylsulfatase FHIT — protein MAPEYYDFGPYKIHHSSVFYTNDLCFAFVNLRPAVPGHVLICPKREVKRVADLTAEEITDLWMISQKVGRQLESYHKASSLTFCIQDGPQAGQSVPHVHIHILPRMSRDYENNDDIYEDINKKEKELKEKLEVDKERKDRSLEEMALEADEYRKFII, from the exons ATGGCTCCTGAATACTACGATTTTGGACCATACAAGATCCATCACAGTTCAGTGTTCTATACAAATGATCTGTGTTTCGCCTTTGTCAACCTCCGTCCGGCTGTGCCTGGT CATGTTCTGATCTGTCCAAAGCGCGAAGTCAAGCGTGTTGCTGATCTCACTGCTGAAGAGATCACTGATCTGTGGATGATATCACAGAAAGTTGGTAGGCAGCTTGAGAGCTATCATAAGGCATCATCACTTACATTTTGTATCCAA GATGGGCCACAAGCAGGTCAATCAGTACCTCATGTTCATATCCATATCCTTCCTCGGATGAGTCGTGATTATGAGAACAATGATGACATTTATGAAGAT ataaataaaaaggagaaaGAGTTGAAAGAAAAGCTTGAGGTGGATAAAGAGAGGAAAGACAGAAGCCTTGAAGAAATGGCTCTTGAGGCAGATGAGTACAGAAAATTCATCATTTGa
- the LOC112719840 gene encoding uncharacterized protein: protein MGLIASFDFSAGSVLSYDFASSRKEFQWLASVFTGIIFCVIVYRLMDIMSSLLFMRYGKLSNKQKIEWNNRGFSTVHAIFASVVSFYLLMRSDLFSDDSREELIVHRSSTFSNSVLGISVGYFLTDLAMILWYYPALGGMEYILHHGLSLFSIIQALLSGQAQIYILMVLFTESTTPFVNLRWHLDVSGLKSSKLYIWNGVALFFGWLIARIILFIFFFLHMYNHFDEVKQIFPLGYYSVLTVPAMLAMMNIYWFWKIARGMVKTLAKAKAKKHDE from the exons ATGGGACTTATTGCTTCTTTCGATTTCTCGGCCGGTTCTGTTTTGTCTTATGACTTTGCTAGTTCTAGAAAAGAATTTCAATGGCTGGCATCTGTATTCACAGGCATCATCTTTTGTGTTATT GTTTATAGATTGATGGATATTATGAGTTCTCTGTTGTTCATGAGATATGGCAAATTGAGcaataaacagaaaatagaatGGAATAACAG GGGATTCTCTACTGTTCATGCTATTTTTGCATCTGTTGTATCCTTTTACCTCCTCATGAGATCAGATCTCTTCAGTGACGATTCACGTGAAGAGCTAATTGTTCATAGATCGTCTACTTTCTCAAATTCAGTATTGGGA ATTTCTGTAGGTTATTTTCTAACAGATTTGGCAATGATTCTTTGGTATTATCCAGCTTTAGGGGGTATGGAATAT ATTCTGCACCACGGGCTATCCTTGTTTTCAATCATCCAAGCTTTGCTAAGTGGTCAAGCACAGATCTACATACTGATGGTTCTTTTCACTGAGAGCACAACTCCTTTCGTAAATCTAAGATG GCACTTGGATGTATCTGGTCTCAAGAGCTCCAAACTTTACATTTGGAATGGCGTTGCTTTGTTCTTCGGGTGGTTG ATTGCTAGGATTATTCTTTTCATATTCTTTTTTCTCCACATGTATAACCATTTTGATGAG GTCAAGCAGATCTTCCCTCTGGGTTACTATAGCGTGCTCACGGTGCCTGCTATGTTGGCTATGATGAACATATATTGGTTCTGGAAGATTGCGAGGGGAATGGTTAAAACTCTTGCGAAAGCAAAAGCGAAAAAGCATGACGAGTGA
- the LOC112723951 gene encoding reticulon-like protein B1 produces the protein MVQETDFMDIADRDFLGSRDYNDDINHDSEFDSDFEHYVLLSASRRHLFGRKRPLHVILGSGKVADVILWRKKSISTSVIVGVTLLWLFYVKMDYTLLSFTCDSLILLLAMLFLWSHLTSFINISSPRSSSFILPEGLVVHTAISITHLLNQLLTTFGLLASGHDLKTFLLTDVNADLSFYLKQHSLIGCKYSKEFSDAGVSLGTVMLLIVPAAYERTEDIVDILIRKAMLELNIKYAELMKKYFGYSQHLHEGCISPE, from the exons ATGGTTCAAGAAACGGATTTCATGGATATTGCAGATAGAGATTTTCTTGGTAGCAGAGATTATAATGATGATATCAATCATGACTCGGAATTCGACTCTGATTTCGAGCACTACGTGTTGCTCTCGGCCTCTAGGAGACATTTGTTCGGCCGGAAACGGCCACTCCATGTCATTCTAGGCTCCGGAAAAG TTGCTGATGTTATACTATGGAGAAAGAAGAGTATCTCAACAAGTGTTATTGTTGGTGTAACTTTGTTGTGGTTATTCTATGTGAAGATGGATTACACCTTGCTTAGTTTCACTTGTGACTCTCTTATACTCCTATTGGCAATGCTCTTTCTTTGGTCACACTTAACCTCCTTCATCAACAT ATCATCACCTAGATCATCAAGCTTCATCCTACCAGAAGGGTTGGTTGTTCATACTGCTATTTCAATCACACACCTACTTAACCAATTACTCACAACATTTGGACTCCTAGCTTCTGGACATGATTTGAAGACATTTCTATTG ACAGATGTTAATGCTGATTTAAGCTTTTATCTTAAACAACATTCTCTTATCGGTTGCAAGTACAGTAAAGAATTTTCTGATGCCGGAGTGTCACTCG GGACAGTGATGTTGCTGATAGTTCCAGCAGCATATGAAAGAACTGAAGACATTGTTGACATTCTTATTCGCAAAGCAATGCTTGAATTGAATATTAAATATGCAGAGTTAATGAAAAAGTACTTTGGATACTCCCAACACTTACATGAGGGGTGTATTAGTCCAGAATAA
- the LOC112723949 gene encoding calcium uniporter protein 5, mitochondrial has product MRLGMEGKEVIPYTELLEACESTGIARSKEEAIAFSKVLDEAGVILLFRDKVYLHPDKVVDLVRRAVPLALTADDDPVREEIKKLQEKKEEIDILAHKQVRRILWSGLGFGVVTVGLFFRLTFWEFSWDVMEPIAFFTTTTGLVIGYAYFLFTSRDPTYQDLMKRLFLSRQRKLFKRYNFDVERFKELQCKCRTPLDANTVLKNRIGVHLDLDDAIHRD; this is encoded by the exons ATGAGACTTGGAATGGAAGGGAAGGAAGTTATTCCTTACACTGAACTTCTCGAAGCTTGTGAGAGCACTGGTATTGCTAGGAGTAAAGAGGAAGCTATAGCATTCTCCAAGGTTCTTGATGAAGCTGGTGTTATTCTCCTTTTCAGAGATAAGGTGTATCTCCACCCTGATAAG GTGGTGGATCTGGTTCGAAGGGCTGTTCCGCTAGCACTGACTGCAGACGACGATCCTGTGAGGGAGGAGATAAagaagctgcaggagaaaaaagaggAAATTGATATTTTGGCCCACAAGCAGGTTCGGCGCATCCTTTGGTCCGGACTAGGATTTGGTGTAGTTACTGTTGGCTTATTCTTTCGGCTAACATTCTGGGAATTTTCCTGGGACGTAATGGAACCTATCGCCTTCTTTACAACGACAACAGGTTTAGTCATAGGTTACGCCTACTTTCTATTCACTTCAAGAGACCCAACTTACCAAGACTTAATGAAGAGGCTCTTCCTCTCAAGACAGAGGAAGCTTTTCAAGCGGTATAACTTCGACGTTGAGAGATTCAAGGAGCTCCAGTGCAAGTGCAGAACACCATTAGATGCTAACACTGTTTTGAAGAATCGCATAGGGGTGCATCTTGATCTCGACGATGCTATACATAGAGATTGA
- the LOC112719841 gene encoding uncharacterized protein produces the protein MIIRSVWKHRVAPTTSFVSSSTSLLSHTLAPEKEQQSPPLLVSHPWPEWIHLIDFLLKRGYFVANHELSFGPKELSNAIRTACLNFGRDHFDLLRFLPRKDIANTVAFGCPSLDRKVINSAKRLRAHLNFDEGNVCSSCNLRGECDRAFVKAREDQGGRTVDVMRIILTYGLDPIIGSVDNKTCLKKNVKESVRSLLNEIVEHSTSNKNPYLPDTTEAVPEQLHPDRQDKGNIDVPMKQGDWVCPKCNFLNFARNIRCLRCDSLCEQKIKQFKEDNNHLPLKKGDWICNTCNFLNFAKNTRCFQCKEKPPKRHLNPGEWECDSCNYINFRRNMVCLKCDHRRPKASSLQPEQEHNNHHKNNKLTHSGHQVGCRDKSLMESERQNSRRGSLTWRFVEDKNENHKRSSKLKDPSQFIDFPIAGGKTSLSEPQRREAYKNELLSQSETDDDLWSDDNVSTDEEEMSEWFGSAKKVR, from the exons ATGATCATACGAAGTGTTTGGAAGCATCGTGTGGCTCCAACAACTTCCTTCGTCTCCTCCTCAACTTCACTACTCTCTCACACTCTCGCGCCGGAGAAGGAACAACAATCGCCGCCGCTTCTCGTTTCGCACCCCTGGCCTGAATGGATTCACCTCATCGACTTCCTGCTCAAGAGAGGCTACTTTGTTGCCAATCACGAACTCAGTTTTGGTCCAAAAGAATTATCCAATGCTATTAGGACCGCATGCCTCAATTTCGGTAGAGACCATTTTGATCTTTTGAG GTTCTTGCCTAGAAAAGATATAGCAAATACTGTAGCATTCGGATGTCCTAGCTTAGACAGGAAAGTGATAAACTCAGCGAAGCGTCTGAGGGCACATTTGAACTTTGATGAGGGAAAT GTTTGCAGCTCCTGTAATTTGAGAGGGGAATGCGACAGGGCATTCGTGAAGGCCCGTGAAGATCAAGGTGGAAGAACAGTAGATGTTATGCGCATTATTTTGACTTATGGTCTTGACCCAATTATCGGTTCGGTGGATAACAAAACATGTCTAAAAAAGAATGTCAAAGAATCTGTGAGAAGTCTTCTCAACGAAATAGTAGAGCACAGTACTAGCAACAAAAATCCTTATCTTCCAGACACCACGGAGGCTGTTCCTGAACAACTGCACCCAGATCGGCAAGACAAGGGCAACATAGATGTTCCTATGAAGCAAGGCGACTGGGTTTGTCCCAA ATGCAACTTCCTCAACTTCGCCAGAAATATCAGGTGCTTGCGCTGCGACAGTCTATGTGAGCAAAAAATTAAGCAATTTAAGGAGGATAACAACCACCTACCGTTGAAGAAAGGAGACTGGATATGCAACAC ATGCAACTTCCTAAATTTCGCAAAGAACACAAGAtgttttcaatgcaaagaaaagCCTCCCAAGCGGCACCTTAATCCAGGGGAGTGGGAATGCGACTC GTGTAACTACATCAATTTCAGAAGAAACATGGTTTGTCTCAAATGTGATCACAGACGGCCTAAGGCGTCTTCTCTTCAACCCGAACAAGAACATAACAACCATCATAAGAATAACAAATTGACACATTCAGGACATCAGGTTGGTTGCCGTGACAAATCGCTGATGGAGTCAGAAAGACAGAACAGCAGGAGAGGTTCACTTACTTGGAGATTCGTAGAGGATAAAAATGAAAATCACAAGCGCTCAAGTAAATTGAAGGATCCCTCTCAATTTATTGATTTTCCTATTGCTGGAGGTAAGACCAGCTTATCTGAGCCACAAAGAAGAGAAGCATATAAGAATGAGTTGCTGAGTCAGAGTGAAACAGATGATGACTTATGGTCTGATGATAACGTGAGTACTGATGAGGAAGAGATGTCTGAATGGTTTGGGAGTGCAAAGAAAGTAAGGTAG
- the LOC112719846 gene encoding protein YCF54, chloroplastic — MLGMATLTLGSSTALVVAKTQPHHATINGNKLLATRNQTLHMPLLPSSSANPKNCNLFLPLNKNSTRPFTTAVASVDSDQLSSSDPPSKNEANKYYFVVANAKFMLDEEEHFQEQLFERLRLFGERNMEQDFWLVIEPKFLDKFPDITKRLRRPAVALVSTNGPWITFMKLRLDRVLTESFVAESLEEALASNPTNLEFEKPEKWVAPYRKYEFGWWEPFLPFAQKEVTS; from the exons ATGTTGGGTATGGCCACTTTAACTTTGGGTTCATCAACTGCATTGGTAGTTGCTAAGACCCAACCTCACCATGCCACTATCAATGGCAACAAGTTGTTAGCAACCAGAAACCAAACCCTTCATATGCCTTTGCTTCCTTCTTCTTCAGCTAACCCAAAAAATTGCAACTTGTTCTTACCCTTAAACAAAAATTCAACTAGACCCTTTACCACTGCTGTTGCATCTGTTGATTCTGACCAGCTCAGTTCTTCTGATCCTCCCAGCAAG AATGAAGCCAACAAGTACTATTTTGTTGTTGCCAATGCAAAGTTTATGCTGGATGAGGAGGAGCATTTCCAAGAACAGTTATTCGAACGGCTCCGTCTCTTTGGAGAGCGAAACATGGAACAGGATTTCTGGCTTGTCATTGAGCCTAAGTTCTTGGACAAATTCCCGGATATCACCAAGAGGTTACGCAGACCTGCGGTTGCTCTTGTGTCGACCAATGGCCCCTGGATCAC ATTCATGAAGTTAAGACTGGACCGAGTTTTAACAGAAAGTTTTGTAGCCGAGAGCCTGGAAGAAGCACTAGCCTCCAATCCTACTAATCTAGAGTTTGAGAAGCCTGAAAAATGGGTGGCGCCGTATCGCAAGTATGAGTTCGGATGGTGGGAGCCCTTTTTGCCTTTTGCACAGAAAGAGGTGACATCTTAA
- the LOC112719845 gene encoding bifunctional bis(5'-adenosyl)-triphosphatase/adenylylsulfatase FHIT, producing MLKQALLSYGVHFPRSFFFLHSPSSSSSSSSSSTLPLLRTLRISSFSSIKMAGEEEKQEFKFGPYKIHKSEVFYATNLSYAMVNLRPLLPGHVLICPKREVKRFVDLTAEETSDLWLTAQKIGNQLESYHKASSLTFAIQDGPQAGQTVPHVHIHVVPRRGGDFEKNDEIYDAMDEKEKELKEKLDLDKERKDRSFEEMTQEADEYRKLFL from the exons ATGCTAAAGCAGGCTCTGCTTTCGTACGGTGTTCACTTCCctcgttccttcttcttcttacactctccttcttcttcttcttcttcttcttcttcttcaacattgcCGCTACTACGAACCCTACGAATCTCATCGTTCAGCTCCATTAAG ATGGCTGgggaagaagaaaaacaagagttCAAATTTGGACCCTACAAGATACACAAAAGCGAAGTGTTCTACGCAACAAATCTCTCTTACGCCATGGTCAACCTCCGTCCCCTTCTTCCTGGT CATGTGCTCATCTGTCCGAAGCGTGAAGTAAAGCGTTTTGTTGATCTCACTGCTGAGGAGACTTCTGATTTGTGGCTCACTGCACAAAAAATTGGGAACCAGCTTGAGAGCTACCATAAGGCTTCGTCACTTACATTTGCTATCCaa GATGGACCTCAAGCAGGACAGACAGTACCTCATGTTCACATTCATGTTGTTCCCCGAAGAGGTGGCGATTTCGAGAAAAACGACGAGATATATGATGCA ATGGATGAGAAGGAGAAGGAATTGAAAGAAAAGCTTGATTTGGACAAAGAGAGGAAAGACAGAAGCTTTGAAGAGATGACTCAAGAGGCAGATGAATACAGAAAACTCTTCTTATGA